The following coding sequences are from one Saccopteryx bilineata isolate mSacBil1 chromosome 3, mSacBil1_pri_phased_curated, whole genome shotgun sequence window:
- the LOC136331780 gene encoding zinc finger protein 587-like: protein MNHLLKNTCLGLIYLSSLLTQLLLLRAVRVIKRDWAVSELVGVTFGDIALYFSRKEWCLLNEAQRRLYLDVMLENFELISSLGCCCGAEDVEAPTEQNASERVSRAKDPNVALSLQKRHPCQSCGLVLRDIFNVVVLQGSQLLKCGACEELFYFSTKCQPHEDRYVKKKHFERHVNRVSVAKDNNFHLSQMTFTCQEVGLDILTESGHLQQQATHTMDRPDEILVSAVTLQTGKNYHQNVHTGDRPYECIECRKSFLTKSAFHCHQRVHTGERPYKCSECGKYFRRNYDFHRHQRIHTEKKPYECSECGKFFKGKHDLRIHQRVHTGERPYKCSECGKSYFSSSNLHCHQRIHTGERPFECNECGKSFKLKHHLNYHQRIHSGERPFECNECGKSFKLKNHLNYHKKIHTGERPFECNECGKFFSSSTGFRCHQRVHTGESLYECSECGKSFGLKCYLNYHQRVHSGERPFECSECGKSFLRSYDVLSHQRTHTEERPYGCSECGKSFKGKYDLQIHQRVHTGERPYKCSECGKSYFSSSNLHYHQRIHTGERPYQCSECAKSFKLQYHLNCHKKIHTGERPFECNECGKFFSSSTGFRYHQRIHTGERKAL from the exons ATGAACCATCTGTTGAAAAACACCTGCTTGGGTCTCATTTACTTGTCGTCCCTCTTAACCCAGCTATTGTTGCTGAGGGCAGTAAGAGTGATTAAACGGGACTGGGCTGTCTCTGAACTG GTCGGTGTAACTTTCGGAGATATTGCCCTGTATTTCTCCAGGAAGGAATGGTGCCTTCTTAATGAGGCTCAGAGACGCCTGTATCTGgatgtgatgctggagaactTTGAGCTTATATCCTCACTGG GTTGCTGCTGTGGAGCAGAGGATGTGGAGGCTCCCACTGAACAGAATGCTTCTGAAAGGGTGTCACGGGCAAAGGATCCTAATGTGGCTCTGAGTTTGCAGAAAAGACACCCCTGTCAGAGTTGTGGCCTCGTTTTGAGAGACATTTTCAATGTGGTTGTGCTGCAGGGGTCACAGCTGTTGAAATGTGGTGCATGTGAAGAACTCTTTTATTTCAGTACAAAGTGTCAGCCCCATGAGGATCGTTATGtgaaaaagaagcattttgaaAGACATGTGAACAGGGTCTCAGTTGCAAAGGACAACAATTTCCATTTATCCCAGATGACTTTTACCTGCCAGGAGGTAGGGCTGGACATCCTTACTGAATCAGGACATCTCCAACAGCAGGCTACTCATACCATGGACAGGCCAGATGAAATCTTAGTGTCTGCGGTGACTTTGCAAACAGGAAAAAATTATCATCAGAATGTTCACACAGGGGATAGACCCTATGAGTGCATTGAATGTAGGAAATCCTTTCTCACAAAAAGTGCTTTCCATTGtcatcagagagttcacactggagaaaggccttataagtgcagtgaatgtgggaaatatTTTCGCAGGAACTATGACTTTCATAggcatcaaagaattcacacagaaAAAAAGCCATATGagtgcagtgagtgtgggaaatTTTTTAAGGGGAAACATGACCTTCGTAttcatcagagagttcacactggagaaaggccttataagtgcagtgaatgtgggaaatcttaTTTCAGTAGCTCTAACCTTCATTgtcatcagagaattcacactggagaaaggccttttgagtgcaatgaatgtgggaaatcttttaaGCTGAAGCATCATTTGAATTATCATCAGAGAATTCACTCTGGGGAAAGGCCTTTTGAgtgcaatgaatgtgggaaatcttttaaGCTGAAGAATCATTTGAATTATCATAAGAAaattcacacaggagaaaggccTTTTGAgtgcaatgaatgtgggaaatttttttctagtagcaCTGGCTTTCGTTGtcatcagagagttcacactggagaaagtCTTTATGagtgcagtgagtgtgggaaatcTTTTGGGCTGAAGTGTTATTTGAATTATCATCAGAGAGTACACAGTGGTGAAAGGCCTTTtgagtgcagtgaatgtgggaaatcttttcTCAGGAGCTATGATGTTCTTAGtcatcaaagaactcacacagaaGAAAGGCCATATgggtgcagtgaatgtgggaaatcttttaaGGGGAAATATGACCTTCAAAttcatcagagagttcacactggagaaaggccttacaagtgcagtgaatgtgggaaatcttaTTTCAGTAGCTCTAACCTTCATtatcatcagagaattcacactggagaaaggccttatCAGTGCAGTGAGTGTGCGAAATCTTTTAAGCTACAGTATCATTTGAATTGTCATAAAAAaattcacacaggagaaaggccTTTTGAgtgcaatgaatgtgggaaatTCTTTTCTAGTAGCACTGGCTTTCGTtatcatcagagaattcacactggagaaagaaaGGCCTTATAA